The following are encoded in a window of Caballeronia sp. NK8 genomic DNA:
- a CDS encoding lipopolysaccharide biosynthesis protein has translation MIFKKKISNLFLGQFSLGKFSAVAVVVGASLMLAACGGGSEGTVDAATVKAADTPEATAKAATTGSIFYGMNGHITNGGAYDNTPYATQLSQLQDLGVKIFRNDVYSLGSAKVLATVAKQFAAGGVQVYPVMLLGLGFDTEEAAYNAGYTMGQQTAQTYKYAYYEVANELDSAALAGNYDGNVWYQYSNQPFMIARGVIRGMIAGVKSVDSSAKIIVDGTWKHIAFFQMLLDGSQPDGTHGHPTVSWDITAWHWYSDQGDITNACGGTGCHDILGIISSFGRPVWINEYGVRPEYGTNDAIASYLTGNLMMLQYYTQASKYNVQSVQGFELYDSQEGNYGMLQSDGKTKKAAYTAVKNFIANHPR, from the coding sequence ATGATATTTAAAAAGAAAATAAGCAATCTTTTTCTCGGCCAATTCTCTCTCGGCAAGTTCTCGGCTGTCGCAGTTGTGGTCGGCGCAAGCCTGATGCTCGCGGCTTGCGGCGGCGGAAGCGAAGGCACCGTTGATGCTGCGACGGTCAAGGCCGCCGATACGCCCGAGGCGACCGCAAAAGCCGCCACCACCGGTTCGATCTTTTATGGCATGAACGGTCACATCACCAACGGCGGCGCGTACGACAACACGCCCTACGCAACGCAGTTGTCGCAATTGCAAGACCTCGGCGTAAAGATTTTCCGCAACGACGTGTACAGCCTGGGATCGGCCAAGGTGCTCGCGACCGTTGCCAAGCAGTTTGCGGCAGGCGGCGTTCAGGTGTATCCGGTGATGCTGCTCGGCCTGGGCTTCGATACCGAGGAAGCGGCCTACAACGCCGGTTACACGATGGGTCAGCAGACGGCGCAGACGTACAAGTACGCGTACTACGAAGTTGCGAATGAGCTGGACTCAGCCGCGCTGGCCGGAAACTACGACGGCAACGTGTGGTATCAGTACAGTAACCAGCCGTTCATGATCGCGCGCGGTGTTATTCGCGGCATGATCGCAGGTGTGAAATCGGTCGACAGTTCGGCAAAGATCATCGTCGATGGAACGTGGAAGCATATTGCGTTTTTTCAAATGCTCCTTGACGGCTCGCAGCCCGACGGGACGCACGGTCACCCGACGGTCAGCTGGGACATCACCGCATGGCACTGGTACTCCGATCAAGGCGACATCACTAATGCCTGCGGCGGCACGGGATGCCATGACATCCTCGGTATTATCAGTTCGTTTGGCAGACCGGTCTGGATCAACGAGTACGGCGTGCGTCCCGAATACGGCACGAATGACGCCATCGCCTCCTACCTGACCGGCAACCTGATGATGCTGCAGTACTACACGCAGGCGTCGAAATACAACGTCCAGTCCGTCCAGGGCTTCGAGTTGTACGACTCCCAGGAAGGAAATTACGGGATGTTGCAAAGCGACGGCAAGACGAAGAAAGCTGCGTACACGGCAGTCAAGAACTTCATCGCGAACCACCCCAGATAG
- a CDS encoding BON domain-containing protein: MKSTNIFLAAAISIGAIIATVPVVGAQETGAATSSKSSGRAANRQLAKQVQTALYKQKGLESADIHAVARSGKVTLVGMAPDQKQIDAAGKIAEGVPGVSSVTNNLTVEEAGH, translated from the coding sequence ATGAAATCCACGAACATCTTCCTTGCCGCGGCGATTTCCATCGGCGCGATCATCGCGACCGTGCCCGTGGTTGGTGCGCAAGAGACAGGCGCAGCGACTTCTTCGAAATCATCCGGCAGAGCCGCTAACCGGCAACTCGCGAAGCAGGTTCAGACCGCGCTGTACAAGCAAAAGGGTTTGGAGTCGGCCGATATTCATGCTGTCGCTCGCAGCGGCAAGGTTACGCTGGTCGGGATGGCGCCCGATCAGAAACAGATAGATGCCGCAGGGAAAATAGCCGAGGGCGTACCCGGCGTGTCGTCGGTAACCAACAATCTGACGGTGGAAGAAGCCGGGCATTGA
- the leuC gene encoding 3-isopropylmalate dehydratase large subunit gives MQLEQGVGGPQTLYDKIWKSHRVMSRNDGQDLLYIDRHFIHDVTAQSFDLLRQRGIKPRSPERIFGTADHYVSSAANDMSAVTDPERRAMIEALQRDAAESSITLFDMDDSRRGIVHVVGPEQGLSLPGMTVVCADSHTSTHGAMGALAFGIGATEVAHVLATQCLWQRKSSNMRVTLDGTPGPGVTAKDLILAVIARIGVAGAVGHVIEYAGSAIAGLSMEGRLTLCNMTIEAGGRAGMIAPDNTTFAYLAQRPYAPKGERWDRAMAHWRKLFTDADATFDREVHIDVAGIAPMVTWGTTPEYACAIDRRVPDPALQADPDLRAAMSRALDYMGLAPNEALEGVAIDRVFIGSCTNGRIEDMRSAAEVARGRHIASGVEAWVVPGSHEVRAQAEAEGLDRVFKEAGFQWRFPGCSMCLATNGDIAAPGQRCASTSNRNFVGRQGPGVRTHLMSPAMAAAAAVTGRLIDVRRLLGA, from the coding sequence ATGCAACTCGAACAAGGGGTGGGTGGTCCACAGACTCTTTACGACAAGATCTGGAAAAGTCACCGGGTGATGTCGCGCAACGACGGACAGGATCTGCTGTACATCGACCGGCATTTTATTCATGACGTCACCGCGCAATCCTTCGATCTGTTGCGCCAGCGCGGGATCAAGCCGCGCTCCCCCGAGCGAATCTTCGGTACGGCAGACCACTACGTTTCCAGCGCGGCAAACGACATGTCGGCGGTAACCGACCCCGAGCGGCGCGCCATGATCGAGGCCCTGCAGCGTGACGCAGCCGAGTCGAGCATCACCTTGTTCGACATGGACGATTCGCGTCGCGGCATCGTCCACGTAGTCGGGCCCGAGCAAGGTTTGAGTCTGCCCGGCATGACCGTCGTCTGTGCCGACAGTCACACTTCGACACACGGTGCAATGGGCGCGCTCGCGTTCGGTATCGGTGCAACCGAGGTGGCTCATGTGCTCGCCACGCAATGCCTGTGGCAACGCAAGTCGAGCAACATGCGCGTCACTCTCGATGGCACGCCGGGCCCGGGTGTCACCGCCAAAGACCTGATCCTCGCCGTGATCGCGCGAATCGGCGTGGCCGGCGCTGTGGGCCATGTCATCGAGTACGCAGGCTCCGCCATCGCGGGTCTCTCGATGGAAGGTCGGTTGACGCTGTGCAACATGACCATCGAGGCCGGTGGCCGTGCCGGCATGATCGCGCCAGACAACACCACTTTCGCGTATCTGGCTCAGCGTCCCTACGCTCCCAAGGGCGAGCGTTGGGATCGCGCGATGGCGCACTGGCGCAAGTTGTTCACGGACGCCGACGCGACCTTCGACCGGGAGGTGCATATCGACGTTGCCGGGATCGCTCCGATGGTGACCTGGGGCACGACACCGGAATACGCCTGCGCCATCGACCGGCGCGTCCCCGATCCGGCGCTGCAGGCGGACCCCGATCTGCGCGCCGCGATGTCGAGGGCGCTCGACTACATGGGATTGGCCCCGAACGAGGCGCTGGAAGGCGTGGCGATCGACCGGGTGTTCATCGGTTCGTGCACGAACGGGCGCATCGAGGATATGCGCAGCGCGGCCGAGGTCGCGCGGGGCCGCCATATCGCATCGGGCGTCGAGGCATGGGTGGTGCCGGGCTCGCACGAGGTACGAGCGCAGGCCGAGGCCGAAGGACTGGACCGCGTGTTCAAGGAAGCCGGTTTCCAGTGGCGTTTCCCAGGCTGCTCGATGTGCCTTGCAACCAACGGCGATATCGCCGCGCCCGGGCAGCGTTGCGCCTCCACATCAAATCGCAATTTCGTGGGCCGTCAAGGGCCGGGCGTGCGCACGCATCTGATGAGTCCGGCTATGGCGGCTGCCGCTGCTGTGACAGGACGTCTGATCGATGTGCGCCGCCTCCTGGGAGCATGA
- the leuD gene encoding 3-isopropylmalate dehydratase small subunit — protein sequence MESLTHLDAVAAPIVVINCDTDQILPARFLQKPRSDDFGQFLFRALRFDADGAEKPEFVLNQAPFRDSRIVVANHNFGCGSSREHAVWALYDYGIRAVIAPSFGDIFFINCLKNGLLPIVLPESVVLPLLESLTNKAGSRISIDVRAQTVTLPDGTSHAFEMEPFAKECLLRGMDEIDYTLSHRDRIDAFERNRADAY from the coding sequence ATGGAAAGCCTGACTCACCTCGATGCAGTCGCAGCCCCGATCGTCGTCATCAATTGCGATACCGATCAGATTCTGCCGGCGCGCTTCCTGCAAAAACCCCGCTCCGACGATTTCGGTCAGTTCCTTTTTCGTGCACTGCGCTTTGACGCAGACGGCGCCGAAAAGCCCGAGTTCGTGCTTAACCAGGCGCCGTTTCGCGACTCGCGCATCGTGGTGGCGAACCACAACTTCGGTTGCGGCTCTTCGCGTGAGCACGCTGTCTGGGCGCTGTACGACTACGGAATCCGGGCGGTGATCGCCCCAAGCTTCGGCGATATCTTCTTCATCAACTGCCTGAAGAACGGGCTGCTTCCCATCGTGCTGCCGGAGAGCGTGGTTCTTCCGCTTCTGGAAAGCCTGACCAATAAGGCGGGTAGCCGAATCTCCATCGACGTGCGTGCCCAGACGGTGACATTACCCGACGGCACCTCGCATGCGTTCGAGATGGAGCCCTTCGCCAAGGAGTGCCTGCTGCGTGGCATGGACGAGATCGATTACACGCTTTCGCATCGAGACCGCATTGATGCATTCGAGCGCAACCGTGCCGACGCTTATTGA
- the leuB gene encoding 3-isopropylmalate dehydrogenase, translating into MKIAVMPGDGIGPEVVAQALKVLHVVAPQAEIQEAHIGEAGIQAHGVPLPEPTLDVARKADAILFGAVGVADEAEIPRERRPGTGLLQLREALTLYANFRPAYMFPELIGASTLRPEVVDGLDIVIVRELNGDAYFGQPRGFETNAAGERVGFNTMRYSESEVERVAHAAFRAARRRHHKLCSVDKANVLEASQLWRETVTRVGRDYPDVELSHLFVDAAAMMLMRRPKQFDVIVTGNLFGDILSDAAAMLTGSIGMLPSASLGYDRKGLYEPVHGSAPDIAGKDIANPLAAILSLAMMLRESFEMEDAAGRVERAVRAVLSAGYRTADIYQDGTRSVGTRDMGDAVVEALHKEVV; encoded by the coding sequence ATGAAGATTGCAGTCATGCCCGGTGATGGTATCGGTCCGGAAGTAGTGGCACAGGCTCTCAAAGTGCTGCACGTCGTGGCACCTCAAGCCGAGATTCAAGAGGCGCACATCGGCGAGGCCGGAATCCAGGCGCACGGCGTGCCGCTTCCGGAGCCTACGCTTGACGTGGCGCGCAAGGCCGACGCCATTCTGTTTGGTGCGGTAGGCGTAGCTGACGAGGCAGAGATTCCCCGCGAGCGTCGACCCGGAACGGGTCTGTTGCAACTGCGCGAAGCGCTCACGCTGTACGCAAACTTCCGTCCGGCCTATATGTTCCCGGAATTGATTGGCGCTTCGACCCTGCGGCCGGAAGTCGTTGACGGACTCGACATCGTCATCGTTCGTGAGCTGAACGGCGATGCTTATTTCGGTCAGCCGCGCGGATTCGAAACCAACGCAGCAGGGGAGCGCGTGGGTTTCAACACGATGCGTTATTCGGAGTCAGAGGTTGAACGCGTCGCGCACGCGGCCTTTCGAGCGGCGCGTCGCCGTCACCACAAGCTGTGCTCGGTGGACAAGGCCAACGTGCTGGAAGCGAGTCAGTTGTGGCGCGAAACGGTCACTCGCGTTGGGCGAGACTACCCGGACGTCGAACTAAGCCATCTCTTCGTGGACGCGGCTGCCATGATGCTGATGCGCCGACCCAAGCAGTTCGATGTGATCGTTACGGGCAATCTGTTCGGCGATATTCTGTCGGACGCCGCGGCCATGTTGACCGGATCGATCGGTATGCTGCCCTCGGCTTCGCTAGGGTACGACCGCAAAGGGCTGTACGAGCCCGTGCATGGCTCGGCACCGGATATTGCGGGCAAGGACATCGCCAATCCGCTTGCCGCCATCCTGTCGCTTGCGATGATGCTGCGCGAAAGCTTCGAGATGGAGGACGCTGCGGGCCGCGTCGAGCGGGCAGTGCGAGCGGTGCTGTCCGCCGGCTACCGCACCGCCGACATCTACCAGGACGGCACCCGAAGCGTCGGCACCCGTGACATGGGTGACGCAGTGGTCGAAGCCCTGCACAAAGAAGTCGTTTAG
- a CDS encoding ABC transporter substrate-binding protein: MKLKLAVALCAALELVCASATAVAKDTPEKPELHIAAASTGITYLPMLVAKQRGYFKDEGLDVTIAAFSGGSKTLEALLGGSSDMVAGAYSNTITMATKGQHLVVVAAQVICPGWIFGVSQKHETDVKSPKDLKGMRIGVSAPGSSTHMAVNYILHKAGLQPSDVSIIGVGQAAGAVAAVRAGQIDALIVNDPSATILTKDGSLRPLENMRTADGNVKVFGSDYPESSVFATQDFIEKNPKTVQAVANAIVRAEKWIAKATPQQVADNVPPQFLGDNKALYAEAFTNSRRCIAQNGEITAKGAQTVHEVLAAFDPAVASAKIDLATTYDNRFVRKAAAEVQP, translated from the coding sequence ATGAAGCTGAAACTCGCTGTTGCATTGTGCGCAGCCTTGGAACTCGTTTGCGCATCAGCCACGGCAGTGGCGAAGGACACGCCGGAGAAGCCCGAATTGCACATTGCGGCGGCGTCGACTGGCATCACATACCTGCCCATGCTCGTCGCCAAGCAGCGCGGTTATTTCAAGGACGAAGGGCTGGACGTAACCATCGCCGCATTTTCCGGAGGCTCAAAGACTCTGGAGGCCTTGTTGGGCGGCAGCTCCGATATGGTGGCGGGGGCCTATTCGAACACGATCACCATGGCGACGAAGGGTCAGCATCTCGTCGTGGTGGCCGCACAAGTGATTTGCCCGGGCTGGATCTTTGGCGTATCTCAGAAACACGAGACTGACGTCAAGTCGCCCAAGGATTTGAAGGGCATGCGAATCGGCGTGAGCGCGCCAGGCTCCAGCACGCACATGGCGGTCAACTATATCCTGCACAAGGCGGGCCTGCAGCCTTCGGACGTATCGATCATCGGCGTGGGGCAGGCGGCCGGTGCCGTTGCAGCGGTGCGCGCCGGGCAGATCGATGCGCTCATCGTCAATGATCCAAGTGCCACGATTCTGACGAAGGATGGCAGCCTGAGACCGCTCGAGAACATGCGTACGGCGGACGGCAATGTGAAGGTGTTCGGCTCGGACTATCCCGAGTCGAGCGTATTCGCGACGCAGGACTTCATCGAAAAGAATCCCAAGACAGTCCAGGCAGTCGCCAATGCTATCGTGCGCGCGGAAAAGTGGATAGCCAAGGCCACCCCGCAACAAGTCGCGGACAACGTGCCGCCACAGTTTTTGGGGGATAACAAGGCGCTCTATGCCGAGGCCTTCACGAACAGCCGCCGCTGCATCGCGCAGAACGGAGAGATCACGGCCAAAGGCGCACAGACGGTGCATGAGGTGCTTGCAGCCTTCGACCCTGCGGTAGCATCGGCCAAGATTGACCTCGCCACGACCTATGACAATCGATTCGTCAGAAAGGCGGCGGCGGAGGTCCAGCCATGA
- a CDS encoding ABC transporter ATP-binding protein: protein MSTAAYSVPVDRQQAEVREALRFDNVTCTFAGNGKRAQTYTAVSGGTLTIRDGEFVSIVGPTGCGKSTLLNVAAGLTRPSSGSLSVFGKKLTHGLNTQAAYLFQVDALMPWKTAEENIAIGLIFRGMPREEALDVARGWLERVGLQGHGKKYPHQMSGGMRKRAGLAQALALNPRIILMDEPFSALDIQTRHLMENELLRLWSNDRKSVMFVTHDLEEAISLSDRVIVLSAGPGTRPIAEFEIDLERPREMSEIRMTQRFLQLHTQIWDVLRGEVLKSYARNRV, encoded by the coding sequence ATGAGCACCGCAGCCTATAGCGTCCCGGTCGACCGCCAACAAGCCGAAGTGCGCGAAGCGTTACGCTTCGACAACGTGACCTGCACGTTCGCCGGCAATGGCAAGCGCGCTCAGACCTACACCGCAGTTTCTGGTGGAACCTTGACGATAAGGGACGGAGAGTTCGTCTCGATTGTCGGTCCCACCGGCTGCGGCAAGTCGACACTGCTGAACGTGGCCGCCGGCCTGACCCGGCCTTCGTCGGGTAGCCTGAGCGTGTTCGGCAAGAAGCTAACCCATGGTCTGAACACACAGGCTGCCTACCTGTTCCAGGTGGATGCGCTCATGCCATGGAAGACAGCCGAAGAGAACATTGCCATCGGCTTGATTTTTCGCGGAATGCCGCGCGAAGAAGCGCTGGATGTCGCCCGTGGATGGCTCGAGCGAGTGGGGCTGCAAGGGCATGGGAAGAAATACCCGCATCAGATGTCTGGCGGCATGCGCAAGCGGGCCGGTCTCGCGCAAGCCCTGGCGCTCAATCCCCGCATCATTCTGATGGACGAACCGTTCAGCGCGCTCGATATCCAGACCCGCCACCTCATGGAAAACGAGCTATTGCGACTATGGTCAAACGACCGCAAGTCCGTGATGTTCGTGACTCACGATCTGGAAGAGGCTATCTCGCTTTCCGACCGGGTCATCGTGCTGTCGGCGGGGCCCGGGACGCGACCGATCGCCGAGTTCGAGATTGATCTCGAGCGGCCGCGCGAAATGTCGGAGATCCGGATGACACAGCGTTTCCTTCAACTGCACACCCAAATCTGGGACGTGCTTCGAGGCGAGGTCCTGAAAAGCTATGCGCGCAATCGAGTTTAG
- a CDS encoding ABC transporter permease yields MRAIEFSPNNSFTVLVTRLAILFGVLFLWWLGTYQKWLSPFFFGDPVGVARRIVEWFVTGSVFRHLYTTLVETMLAFAIGTVLGLGCGLWLALSPFLAVVFDPFIKAMNSMPRLIFAPIFALWFGLGIWSKVALGVTLVFFVVFFNVFQGVREVSPTVLSNTRMLGANSRQLMRHVYLPSATSWVFSSLHNAIGIAFVGSVVGEYLGSEKGVGYLILLAEGVFDINSVIAGILVLTVFALVLDTAVSMIEDYLLRWRPVAGQTVAASA; encoded by the coding sequence ATGCGCGCAATCGAGTTTAGTCCAAACAATAGTTTCACTGTTCTGGTGACGCGGCTGGCAATTCTGTTCGGTGTCCTGTTCCTTTGGTGGCTCGGAACCTATCAGAAGTGGCTGTCTCCGTTCTTCTTTGGAGATCCGGTAGGTGTGGCTCGTCGCATTGTCGAGTGGTTCGTCACGGGCTCGGTCTTTCGCCATTTGTACACGACCCTGGTCGAGACCATGCTTGCGTTCGCAATTGGTACGGTTCTTGGATTGGGATGTGGCCTTTGGCTTGCGCTGAGCCCGTTCCTGGCGGTCGTATTCGATCCGTTCATCAAAGCAATGAACTCGATGCCGCGATTGATCTTTGCGCCCATTTTCGCGCTCTGGTTCGGACTGGGCATCTGGTCGAAAGTCGCTTTGGGCGTGACGCTCGTCTTCTTCGTGGTCTTCTTCAACGTGTTTCAAGGCGTCCGCGAAGTGAGCCCGACCGTGCTGTCCAACACGCGGATGCTGGGCGCCAACTCGCGTCAACTGATGCGGCACGTGTATCTGCCGTCGGCGACGAGCTGGGTGTTTTCGAGCCTGCATAACGCAATCGGCATCGCCTTCGTCGGCAGCGTGGTGGGCGAGTATCTGGGCTCGGAGAAAGGGGTTGGCTACCTGATTTTGCTGGCTGAAGGCGTGTTCGATATCAACTCGGTCATAGCGGGGATTCTGGTGCTGACTGTGTTCGCGCTCGTGCTCGATACTGCCGTATCGATGATCGAAGACTACCTGCTGCGCTGGCGCCCCGTGGCCGGGCAGACCGTTGCCGCCAGCGCCTGA
- a CDS encoding SDR family NAD(P)-dependent oxidoreductase yields MQTNKINLTERVAVVTGGAQGIGLEVGRRLLESGARLVVWDVNPAGIEQARTQLSEHDVHFERVDIADYASVQAAVAGTLKSMGRIDILINNAAIVGPNAPLIDYPIDIWKQVMDIDVNGTFHCCRAVVPEMVRQNYGRIVNLASVAGKEGNPNAAAYSSAKAAVIAMTKSLGKELARHDIAVNCVTPAVARTPGAMEQAPEHIEYMLGKIPRGRFLELNEAAAMIAWLASEENSFTTGAVFDLSGGRATY; encoded by the coding sequence TTGCAGACGAACAAAATCAATCTGACGGAGCGCGTCGCGGTCGTGACTGGCGGCGCGCAAGGCATCGGTCTTGAGGTCGGCCGCCGGCTGCTCGAGTCAGGTGCCCGGCTCGTGGTCTGGGACGTCAATCCTGCCGGCATCGAGCAGGCCCGTACCCAGCTGAGCGAGCACGACGTTCACTTCGAGCGCGTCGACATTGCCGACTATGCGAGCGTGCAAGCGGCTGTCGCGGGCACTTTGAAATCGATGGGGCGTATCGATATCCTGATCAACAACGCGGCGATTGTCGGCCCGAATGCGCCGCTGATCGACTATCCGATCGATATCTGGAAGCAGGTGATGGATATCGACGTGAATGGCACTTTCCACTGCTGCCGTGCTGTGGTCCCGGAAATGGTCCGCCAGAACTATGGCCGCATCGTGAATCTTGCCTCGGTCGCTGGCAAAGAAGGTAACCCGAATGCGGCGGCCTACAGCTCGGCCAAGGCCGCGGTCATCGCCATGACCAAGTCACTGGGAAAGGAGTTGGCGCGTCACGACATTGCGGTCAATTGCGTCACCCCTGCCGTCGCGCGCACACCTGGCGCGATGGAGCAGGCGCCCGAACATATCGAGTACATGTTGGGCAAGATCCCGCGCGGCCGATTCCTCGAACTCAATGAGGCCGCCGCCATGATCGCCTGGCTTGCCAGCGAAGAAAACTCCTTTACCACCGGAGCGGTGTTCGACCTCTCTGGCGGCCGCGCCACCTACTGA